Below is a window of Oncorhynchus clarkii lewisi isolate Uvic-CL-2024 chromosome 19, UVic_Ocla_1.0, whole genome shotgun sequence DNA.
tttggtttttgctccgacatgcactgtcaactgtgggaccttttatatagacaggtgtgtgcctttccaaatcacgtccaatcaattgaatttaccacaggtggactccaatcaagttgtagaaacatctcaaggatgatcaatggaaacaggatgcacctgagctcaatttggagtctcacagcaaagggtctgagtacgtATGTAAATACAGGTGTTTCTGTTTATATTTAGTATATttgcaaaaacctgttttcactttgtcattatggggtattgtgatgtcattatggggtgttgtgatgtcattatggggtgttgtgatgtcattatggggtattgtgatgtcattatggggtgttgtgatgtcattatggggtgttgtgatgtcattatggggtattgtgatgtcattatggggtgttgtgtgtagattgatgagggaaaacaagtctgtaacgcaacaaaatgtggaaaaagtcaaggggtctgaatactttctgaatgctctgtacaaACCAATGACTTGAGGGCCAGTCAACATGGTTTACTGTAGGACCTGGACTAGTGCAGATTAGTAAAAGACTGTCTTCAAGAAcaatgacatctcctccaggacttgatgtagattagcctggttctgaatgccccaatgacatctcctccaggacttgatgtagattagcctggttctgaatgtcccaatgacatctcctccaggacttgatgtagattagcctggttctgaatgtcccaatgacatctcctccaggacttgatgtagattagcctggttctgaatgtcccaatgacatctcctccaggacttgatgtagattagcctggttctgaatgtcccaatgacatctcctccaggacttgatgtagattagcctggttctgaatgtcccaatgacatctcctccaggacttgatgtagattagcctggttctgaatgtcccaatgacatctcctccaggacttgATGGAGATTAACCTGGTTCTGAATATCccaatgacatctcctccaggacttgatatagattagcctggttctgaatgccccaatgacatctcctccaggacttgatgtagattagcctggttctgaatgtcccaatgacatctcctccaggacttgatggagattagcctggttctgaatgtcccaatgacatctcctccaggacttgatgtagattagcctggttctgaaggacccaatgacatctcctccaggacttgatgtagattagcctggttctgaatgacccaatgacatctcctccaggacttgatgtagattagcctggttctgaatgccccaatgacatctcctccaggacttgATGTAGATTAGCCTGGTTCTGAATGTCCCAATGACATCTCCTCCGGGACTTGATGTAGATTAGCCTGGTTCTGAATGTCCCAATGACATCTCCTCCGGGACTTGATGTAGATTAGCCTGGTTCTGAATGTCccaatgacatctcctccaggacttgatggagattagcctggttctgaatgtcccaatgacatctcctccaggacttgATGTAGATTAGCCTGGTTCTGAATGCCTCAGACTGTTTTTCTATGTCTGTGAAACCGTACCTAAATGTGAATATGTGGTATGTTCAGGTCATTATTGTAAAATATAATGTTTTCTCAATACTTGTTATTTTAGGAGTcttctaaatgactgaaatgtaaatgtacaaATGTTGTTATTTTGTAACCTGACTCTCTCAGGTGCTGTGTCGGGGGCAGGAGGTCCGGCTGAGAGCAGTCTGACTGGTTCTCCAGAGCACCAGCTGCTTTCTGTACGGACAGAGTTTGTCAAACGAGTATCAGGACCTGTCCTGGATGGTCTGCTGGACGGACTCCTGCAACACACAGTCATCAACCAGGATGAAATGGAGTCAGTGAAGGTGATCGCTGAGAGGGCAGAGAAGGCACGTGACATCATCGACATTGTGTTGAGAAAAGGAACTGAGTCGTGTTCCAGGATGATCAACCTTCTTGGGGAGCTGGACCACTGTCTTTGTTCACAGCTTCAGAtcaacagtgttggggtaccaacctaatggtagaagggatagtaacagtgttggggtaccaacctaatgttagaatggatagtaacagtgttggggtaccaacctaatggtagaatggacagtaacagtgttggggtaccaacctaatggtagaatggacagtaacagtgttggggtaccaacctaatggtagaatagATAGTAACACTCCTATTCATACATACCTGATCCTAGATCGTcactcaagacatcagtcgggaagttaaagcttggtcacaaatgggtcttccaaatggacaatgaccccaagcatacttccaaagttgtggcaaaatggcttaaggacaacaaagtcaaggtattggagtggccatcacaaagccctgacctagaaaatttgtgggcaga
It encodes the following:
- the LOC139374610 gene encoding caspase recruitment domain-containing protein 18-like; this encodes MTGIDFEMELFSDDERTVWKEKVSRDEYISDTRSTSAVSGAGGPAESSLTGSPEHQLLSVRTEFVKRVSGPVLDGLLDGLLQHTVINQDEMESVKVIAERAEKARDIIDIVLRKGTESCSRMINLLGELDHCLCSQLQINSVGVPT